The following coding sequences are from one Myxococcales bacterium window:
- a CDS encoding type II toxin-antitoxin system VapC family toxin produces the protein MASRYLLDTHAWFWLLTGEARIPPPTVASLEAALGEGRVFLSQISTWEIAHKVSIGKIELARPVDLWLRENTEGIVMLDLPLEVVVESTRLPGTFHKDPADRFIVATARVHDLVLVTRDKLILDYATAGHVKVAPI, from the coding sequence TTGGCGAGTAGATATCTCCTCGACACGCACGCCTGGTTCTGGCTCTTGACGGGTGAGGCGCGAATCCCGCCACCCACCGTGGCCAGCCTGGAGGCTGCGCTGGGCGAAGGGCGGGTGTTTTTGAGTCAAATCTCGACGTGGGAGATCGCCCACAAAGTTTCCATCGGCAAGATCGAACTCGCCCGCCCTGTGGATCTGTGGCTTCGCGAAAACACAGAGGGGATAGTGATGCTGGATTTGCCTCTCGAGGTCGTGGTCGAGTCTACCCGCTTGCCGGGGACGTTCCACAAAGATCCCGCCGATCGTTTCATCGTCGCCACCGCGCGTGTGCACGATCTCGTGCTCGTGACCCGGGACAAGCTTATCCTCGACTACGCGACCGCGGGGCACGTAAAGGTCGCACCGATTTGA
- a CDS encoding helix-turn-helix domain-containing protein, translating to MPDEVLTIREVATLLKLAEKTVYAMANAGELPAFKIRGQWRIRRTELERWMDEQPRGGGDGDA from the coding sequence ATGCCCGACGAGGTCCTCACGATCAGGGAGGTCGCCACGCTGCTGAAGCTCGCGGAGAAGACGGTCTACGCGATGGCGAACGCGGGCGAGCTGCCGGCGTTCAAGATCCGCGGGCAGTGGCGGATCAGGCGCACGGAGCTCGAGCGCTGGATGGACGAGCAGCCGAGGGGAGGCGGGGATGGCGACGCGTGA
- a CDS encoding sigma-70 family RNA polymerase sigma factor, protein MITNVDPTTLADEPAWRDLEAKLRPFLAKRVAGADVDDVLQDVFLRIQRGLPTLRDEQRLGPWIYQTARHALVDHLRSAARHPHTQAEPPEPAHDPQDNDDDVATQVASYAALFVSRLPSPDRDALTLTELEGLSQKDAADQLGLSLTALKSRVARGRDKVRKALEACCHIILDSRRHVVGCEPRAHGDPPDGCCT, encoded by the coding sequence ATGATCACGAACGTCGACCCCACCACCCTCGCGGATGAGCCTGCGTGGCGTGACCTCGAGGCCAAGCTGCGTCCGTTTCTCGCCAAGCGGGTGGCGGGGGCCGACGTGGACGATGTCCTCCAGGACGTCTTCCTCCGCATCCAGCGCGGGCTACCCACCCTGCGCGACGAGCAGCGCCTGGGCCCCTGGATCTACCAGACGGCTCGCCACGCCCTCGTCGATCATCTGCGAAGCGCGGCGCGGCACCCGCACACCCAGGCCGAGCCGCCCGAGCCGGCGCACGATCCCCAAGACAACGACGATGACGTCGCAACCCAGGTCGCCAGCTACGCGGCGCTCTTCGTGTCACGGCTGCCCTCACCCGACCGCGACGCGCTCACGCTCACCGAGCTCGAGGGGCTGTCACAAAAAGACGCGGCCGACCAGCTCGGGCTCTCGCTGACGGCCTTGAAGTCGCGCGTGGCGCGGGGCCGGGACAAGGTGCGAAAGGCGCTCGAAGCGTGCTGCCACATCATCCTCGACAGCCGCCGTCACGTCGTGGGCTGCGAGCCCCGCGCCCACGGCGACCCGCCCGACGGCTGCTGCACGTAG
- a CDS encoding DEAD/DEAH box helicase translates to MPLVYLPDLESLFLWGPESAPRGLPALGQGGKPGSAALVAPEGLCDTVGLMLPLFDTMARLTAVPAGDLESLPGSVATWVLASKLAMDLVARERVVPTISRRGGRIEARWAAALAASEDAAKVAAIAKSMPPSAHAVPVAGDRSGAVWAPDALVRAYLDALVDTLVRTARGAPALRGARAGGRASRARTATGGWSDRWRAALGGAQSDFETDSFAERSLVDELGRWSEPALGARDRLRACFRLELPAHDGAPFVLRFLLQAPDDPSLLVPAADVWKTKGRRLETLGRAFRDPQESLLEALGRAARLFAPLATSLEDARPEAVALDPGTAWTFLDEGAAVLAEAGFGVIVPGELTAAGQRRLRLRMRVGGRSKKVAGVVAGAAGLALDELLAVDWEAVIGDEPLTARELNALAKQKAPLVQFRGAWVAIDPRELGDIQKRLAGGPSQLTVREALKAVLAGEARQGGLSMAVTASGVVAELVERLKNGGTQELGAPSSLKATLRPYQERGLNWLVTMGSLGLGACLADDMGLGKTMQLLAFLLRRKQEARRDNRPALLIAPTSVVGNWEREVERFAPSLDLVRHYGASRAKSARDIPKKPGTLVVTTYGLLRRDAELLSELDWSVAALDEAQNIKNASSATARAARALRASHRFALTGTPVENRLAELWSILEFANPGLLGPLDTFRKDFALPIERYGNDDAAARLRRMVGPFILRRLKSDPTIIQDLPPKHEMKVVCTLTREQATLYKAVVDEELRRIASAQGIERRGRVLALLMFTKQICNHPAQYLGESGPLPKRSGKLARTTEMLEEAVAAGDKALVFTQFREMGDKLALHFGAHLGCEVVFLHGGTPKKVRDEMVRRFQEEPHGPRIFVLSVKAGGTGLNLTAASHVFHFDRWWNPAVEDQATDRAYRIGQTRAVQVHKLVCAGTVEEKIDRLLDQKRDLASKVVGAGEQWITELDGRELRDLFALSEGAVADGDEDDGGSSTPAKPRTKARAARVRSEVRS, encoded by the coding sequence ATGCCGCTCGTGTACCTGCCAGACCTCGAGTCCCTGTTTCTCTGGGGCCCCGAATCCGCACCGCGCGGGCTGCCGGCCCTTGGACAGGGCGGCAAGCCTGGGTCGGCAGCCCTCGTTGCGCCCGAAGGCCTGTGCGACACCGTAGGCCTCATGCTGCCGCTCTTCGACACCATGGCAAGGCTCACGGCCGTACCCGCCGGGGACCTCGAGAGCCTGCCCGGCTCCGTGGCAACGTGGGTCTTGGCCAGCAAGCTCGCCATGGACCTGGTGGCCCGTGAGCGCGTCGTGCCCACGATCTCACGGCGTGGCGGCCGCATCGAGGCGCGCTGGGCCGCGGCCCTCGCGGCCAGCGAGGATGCAGCGAAGGTGGCGGCGATCGCAAAGAGCATGCCTCCTTCCGCGCACGCCGTGCCGGTGGCGGGCGATCGCTCGGGCGCCGTGTGGGCCCCCGATGCGCTGGTGCGCGCCTACCTCGACGCCCTCGTCGACACGCTGGTGCGCACCGCGCGCGGAGCGCCGGCGCTCCGCGGCGCGCGCGCGGGAGGGCGAGCTTCACGGGCGCGGACCGCGACCGGGGGCTGGTCCGATCGCTGGCGTGCGGCGCTTGGTGGCGCCCAGAGTGACTTCGAGACCGACAGCTTCGCCGAGCGTTCCCTCGTGGACGAGCTCGGGCGCTGGAGCGAGCCCGCCCTCGGCGCCCGCGACCGGCTTCGGGCCTGCTTTCGTCTCGAGCTGCCGGCGCACGACGGCGCGCCCTTCGTGCTCCGCTTCTTGCTCCAGGCGCCTGACGATCCCAGCCTGCTCGTTCCGGCCGCGGACGTGTGGAAAACGAAGGGGCGCAGGCTCGAGACGCTCGGGCGCGCGTTTCGCGATCCTCAGGAATCTTTGCTCGAGGCGCTTGGTCGGGCCGCGCGGCTCTTTGCTCCGCTCGCAACCTCGCTCGAGGACGCGCGCCCCGAGGCCGTCGCGCTGGATCCGGGCACCGCATGGACCTTCCTCGATGAGGGCGCCGCTGTGCTCGCAGAGGCCGGCTTCGGCGTCATCGTGCCCGGCGAGCTCACGGCCGCCGGCCAGCGCCGGCTCCGTTTGCGCATGCGCGTGGGCGGGCGCAGCAAAAAGGTCGCCGGGGTCGTCGCCGGCGCGGCGGGGCTCGCCCTCGACGAGCTCCTCGCCGTGGACTGGGAAGCCGTCATCGGTGACGAGCCCCTCACGGCCCGGGAGCTCAACGCGCTCGCGAAGCAAAAAGCGCCGCTCGTGCAGTTTCGCGGGGCGTGGGTCGCGATCGATCCCCGCGAGCTCGGCGATATCCAAAAGCGCCTGGCCGGTGGCCCCTCGCAGCTGACGGTGCGCGAGGCCCTAAAGGCCGTGCTCGCGGGCGAAGCGCGACAGGGCGGGCTTTCGATGGCCGTGACCGCTTCAGGCGTGGTGGCCGAGCTGGTGGAACGCCTGAAAAACGGCGGCACCCAGGAGCTTGGCGCCCCTTCCTCGCTCAAGGCCACGCTCCGTCCCTATCAAGAACGCGGGCTCAACTGGCTGGTCACGATGGGCTCGCTCGGGCTCGGCGCCTGCCTTGCCGACGACATGGGCCTCGGCAAGACGATGCAGCTCCTCGCATTCCTTCTGCGCCGCAAGCAGGAGGCCCGCCGCGACAACCGTCCCGCATTGCTCATTGCGCCCACCTCCGTGGTCGGAAATTGGGAACGTGAAGTGGAGCGCTTCGCACCGTCACTCGACCTGGTCCGTCACTACGGCGCCTCGCGCGCGAAATCGGCGCGCGACATCCCCAAGAAGCCGGGAACGCTGGTCGTGACCACCTACGGCCTGTTACGCCGCGACGCCGAGCTCTTGTCAGAGCTCGATTGGTCCGTGGCTGCACTCGACGAGGCGCAGAACATCAAGAACGCGTCCTCGGCCACGGCCCGTGCCGCTCGCGCCTTGCGCGCGAGCCACCGCTTCGCCTTGACAGGTACGCCCGTCGAGAACCGGCTCGCCGAGCTCTGGTCGATCCTCGAGTTCGCCAACCCTGGCTTGCTCGGCCCGCTCGACACGTTTCGCAAAGACTTTGCGCTCCCCATCGAGCGCTACGGCAACGACGACGCCGCCGCGCGCCTGCGCCGCATGGTCGGGCCCTTCATCCTGCGCCGCCTCAAGAGTGACCCCACCATCATCCAAGACCTGCCTCCGAAGCACGAGATGAAGGTCGTCTGCACACTCACGCGCGAGCAGGCCACACTCTACAAGGCGGTGGTGGACGAGGAGCTGCGGCGGATTGCGTCCGCGCAGGGCATCGAGCGGCGTGGGCGCGTGCTCGCGCTTCTCATGTTCACCAAGCAGATCTGCAACCACCCGGCGCAATACCTCGGCGAAAGCGGACCCCTCCCGAAGCGTTCGGGAAAGCTGGCGCGCACGACCGAGATGCTCGAAGAGGCCGTGGCCGCGGGGGACAAGGCGCTGGTCTTCACGCAGTTTCGCGAGATGGGCGACAAGCTGGCCCTGCACTTCGGCGCACACCTCGGCTGCGAGGTCGTGTTCCTGCACGGCGGCACACCAAAGAAGGTGCGCGATGAGATGGTCCGCCGTTTTCAAGAGGAGCCTCACGGCCCGCGCATCTTCGTGCTCTCCGTGAAGGCAGGCGGCACCGGCCTCAATCTGACCGCGGCCAGCCACGTCTTTCACTTCGACCGCTGGTGGAACCCCGCCGTGGAGGATCAGGCCACCGACCGCGCCTATCGTATCGGCCAGACGCGCGCGGTCCAGGTCCACAAGTTGGTCTGTGCAGGGACCGTCGAGGAGAAGATTGACCGCTTGCTCGATCAGAAGCGCGACCTCGCGTCGAAGGTGGTCGGCGCCGGCGAGCAGTGGATCACCGAGCTCGACGGCCGTGAGCTGCGCGACCTCTTCGCGCTGTCCGAGGGGGCCGTGGCGGACGGCGATGAGGACGACGGAGGTTCGTCCACGCCGGCAAAACCGCGCACGAAGGCGCGCGCGGCCCGCGTTCGCAGCGAGGTGCGCTCATGA
- a CDS encoding SRPBCC domain-containing protein, giving the protein MKNQTTAERTSDRELVVTRVVNAPARIVFEAWTKPELFKRWWVPKSVPITLLSCELGVRVGGKYKLVFSANGSPMEFFGTYTDVQPHARLAWTNEEGGQEQITTVTFDERDDGNTLLTVHNLFASKQALDDEIASGGTSALPETLDQLEELLTT; this is encoded by the coding sequence ATGAAGAACCAAACAACTGCAGAACGAACGTCCGATCGCGAGCTCGTGGTGACGCGCGTCGTGAACGCGCCCGCGCGCATCGTCTTCGAGGCGTGGACCAAGCCCGAGCTGTTCAAGCGCTGGTGGGTGCCGAAGTCGGTTCCGATCACGTTGCTGTCCTGCGAGCTCGGCGTGCGCGTGGGTGGCAAGTACAAGCTGGTGTTCAGCGCGAACGGTTCCCCCATGGAGTTCTTCGGGACGTACACGGACGTGCAGCCTCACGCGCGCCTCGCGTGGACCAACGAAGAAGGCGGCCAGGAACAGATCACGACAGTGACGTTCGACGAAAGGGACGACGGCAACACTCTATTGACCGTCCATAACCTCTTTGCCTCGAAGCAGGCGCTCGACGACGAGATCGCCTCGGGCGGAACCTCTGCCCTGCCCGAGACGCTGGATCAACTCGAAGAGCTGCTCACGACATAG
- a CDS encoding type II toxin-antitoxin system prevent-host-death family antitoxin translates to MDMATVAAGVFKTKCLELMDEVERTKEEVIVTKYGRPVAKLVPVTGAKPSPLFGRATGSVVRVADDAFVPDTELWSALGE, encoded by the coding sequence ATGGACATGGCCACAGTTGCGGCGGGCGTGTTCAAGACCAAATGCCTCGAACTCATGGACGAAGTCGAACGCACGAAGGAAGAGGTCATCGTCACCAAGTACGGTCGCCCGGTGGCGAAGCTGGTGCCGGTGACCGGTGCGAAGCCGAGCCCGCTATTCGGCCGGGCGACGGGCAGCGTCGTCCGAGTGGCAGACGACGCGTTCGTGCCCGACACGGAGCTCTGGAGCGCCCTTGGCGAGTAG
- a CDS encoding SWIM zinc finger family protein, with translation MSRWNRFGWYEPAPKKPPPARGIRMKKAGTTWWGQRWIEALEKVLSGDANRLARGRTYARAGRTHDLVIKGGKVTAKVTGSRATPYKITIELAQLGAPAWKKAIDGLAKKAQFAAELLAGQMPQAIDEVFVEAGMSLFPKRRDDLETSCSCPDWGDPCKHVAATHYVLGEALDRDPFLLFELRGRSKDQVLDALRAARGGNSEAATKTRGKSKAAPETATAEVPTVKLGKLKAGEYDKPRAPLPTLHFRFDEPVAHGAVLRQLGAPTAWEADASPADLLAPFVRAAAEAARRIALAEPVEPSPSPAKRKSQQGARKKTR, from the coding sequence ATGAGCCGCTGGAACCGCTTTGGGTGGTACGAGCCCGCGCCGAAGAAGCCGCCACCCGCACGCGGCATACGAATGAAAAAGGCCGGCACCACCTGGTGGGGCCAGCGTTGGATCGAAGCGCTCGAAAAGGTGCTAAGCGGCGACGCCAATCGGCTTGCCCGCGGCCGCACCTACGCCCGCGCGGGGCGCACGCACGACCTCGTCATCAAGGGTGGCAAGGTCACGGCCAAGGTCACCGGCTCGCGGGCCACGCCCTACAAGATCACGATCGAGCTTGCCCAGCTTGGCGCGCCCGCTTGGAAGAAGGCCATCGACGGGCTGGCGAAAAAGGCGCAGTTTGCCGCCGAACTTCTCGCGGGCCAGATGCCCCAGGCAATCGATGAGGTCTTCGTGGAAGCGGGCATGAGCTTATTTCCCAAGCGACGTGACGACCTCGAGACGAGCTGCTCGTGCCCGGATTGGGGCGACCCCTGCAAGCACGTGGCGGCCACACACTACGTGCTGGGTGAGGCGCTCGACCGCGATCCATTTTTGCTCTTCGAGCTGCGAGGAAGAAGCAAGGACCAAGTGCTCGACGCGCTCCGCGCCGCGCGGGGGGGCAACAGCGAAGCGGCGACAAAGACGCGGGGCAAGTCCAAGGCCGCCCCCGAGACCGCGACGGCGGAAGTCCCCACGGTCAAGCTTGGCAAGCTGAAGGCGGGTGAGTACGACAAGCCGCGCGCGCCGTTGCCCACGCTGCACTTTCGCTTCGACGAGCCCGTCGCCCACGGCGCCGTGCTGCGCCAGCTTGGCGCACCGACGGCGTGGGAGGCAGACGCGAGCCCGGCCGACCTGCTCGCGCCCTTCGTGCGTGCGGCCGCTGAGGCCGCACGTCGCATCGCCTTGGCCGAGCCGGTCGAGCCTTCGCCAAGCCCCGCCAAACGCAAGTCGCAGCAAGGGGCACGCAAAAAAACGCGATGA
- a CDS encoding helix-turn-helix domain-containing protein, with protein MVQFSRDRLDASFSALSDVTRRGVLEQLGHRDASITDLADIFGMTLTGMKKHVLVLERAGLVVTEKVGRVRTCKLGARRLEEELAWIERYRVQWDERFDELDRVVAERVADELMCTESK; from the coding sequence GTGGTTCAGTTTTCGCGCGACCGCCTCGATGCCTCGTTCTCCGCGCTGTCCGACGTGACCCGCCGCGGCGTGCTCGAACAGCTCGGCCACCGAGACGCGTCGATCACCGACCTCGCTGACATATTCGGCATGACCCTCACGGGCATGAAGAAGCACGTCCTTGTTCTGGAACGAGCCGGTTTGGTCGTGACCGAGAAGGTCGGGCGCGTGCGAACCTGCAAGCTCGGCGCGCGTCGGCTCGAGGAAGAGCTGGCGTGGATCGAGAGGTATCGCGTGCAGTGGGATGAACGATTTGACGAGCTCGATCGCGTGGTCGCCGAGCGTGTCGCCGATGAGCTGATGTGCACCGAATCGAAATGA
- a CDS encoding arsenite methyltransferase, with protein MTKDTNDDVRTAVREQYGRIARSTSGGCCTPGSCGPGAEASLALGYSADDLASVPEGANMGLGCGNPQALAALQTGETVVDLGAGGGFDCFLAAKQVGPKGRVIGIDMTPDMVSKARANAVKLGAANVEFRLGEIEHLPVADGSVDVILSNCVINLSPDKQAVFSDAFRVLKPGGRLAISDVVALRPLPESLRNDVAALTGCISGAAAVTTVESLLREAGFANVRVTVKPESRQYIRNWMPDAGLEEFVASALIEATKPDGTCCAPSCCEPDGVA; from the coding sequence ATGACCAAAGACACGAACGACGACGTCCGCACCGCTGTCCGCGAGCAATACGGTCGTATCGCCCGGAGCACCAGCGGAGGCTGCTGTACACCCGGATCCTGTGGCCCGGGCGCCGAAGCCAGCCTGGCGCTGGGCTATTCGGCCGACGATCTGGCCTCGGTTCCCGAGGGGGCCAACATGGGGCTCGGCTGCGGGAATCCCCAGGCCCTCGCGGCCTTGCAAACGGGAGAAACGGTGGTGGATCTCGGCGCGGGCGGTGGCTTCGATTGCTTTCTCGCGGCCAAACAGGTGGGTCCCAAGGGGCGCGTCATTGGCATCGACATGACGCCGGACATGGTCTCGAAGGCACGCGCCAACGCGGTCAAGCTGGGCGCCGCGAACGTCGAATTTCGCCTGGGTGAAATCGAACACCTGCCGGTGGCCGACGGCAGCGTCGACGTCATCCTCTCGAACTGCGTGATCAACTTGAGCCCCGACAAACAGGCCGTGTTTTCCGATGCCTTTCGCGTGCTCAAGCCCGGCGGCCGCCTGGCGATCTCGGACGTGGTGGCCCTGCGGCCGCTGCCCGAGTCCTTGCGCAACGATGTGGCGGCCCTCACGGGCTGCATCTCCGGCGCCGCCGCCGTGACCACCGTGGAGTCCCTTTTGCGTGAAGCGGGCTTCGCGAACGTGCGGGTCACGGTGAAACCCGAGAGCCGGCAGTACATCCGCAACTGGATGCCCGACGCCGGCCTCGAGGAGTTCGTGGCCTCGGCCCTCATCGAGGCGACGAAGCCCGATGGCACGTGCTGCGCGCCCTCCTGCTGCGAACCGGACGGCGTCGCATGA
- a CDS encoding S8 family peptidase, with translation MAAPRNRKHILVPGPPTAEEYKPHGRKIDVTKPAPPGSRAKHGKALERALKAAVVEANKRRVEAGIEVHGAVPGLYVQFESQPGVPLQVSSLEDSRQGIEVVAVSHSKTEEPEPRRIERATVFVPDGKVKHFLKRFESYSKTTPKKERERRYEDMIDPVATLRLATLRSLWTDTSEAYSEEDETAWWEVWLRRQDGNELERLMGFAAAQDIEVAPRRLMFDDRLVTLVRSTPAQLAASVDVLNDLAEVRKAKETATVFVDMGPEDQGAWAKELRDRVTPPSADAPAVCVLDTGITRGHPLLEASLDAADCHSCDPAWGTHDHPGHGTEMAGLALYGDLTPVLAGTQNVALRHRLESVKILPPDGHPVNPPDLYGAVTAEAASRAEIQAPERRRTFSMSIAATDERDRGQPTSWSAAVDALAAGRSFDPSTQGLDYLDEGDDSARRLFVLCAGNIDETTLSVNHLDRSDTDPIHDPGQAWNALTVGALTEKAVINDPKWASWQPVARPGELSPWSTTGVTFADAWPIKPDVVFEGGNVVKNAKGEVDFPCPDLSLLSTYFKPADKSFVLSWATSAASAQAARLAALISADYPSYWPETLRALVVHSAEWSAQMQTHLRGASGKRARAKLVQRYGFGVPSAERALRSANDALTLVAQSSIRPFAEGKMRELHFFDLPWPRDVLAELGATPVRLRITLSYFIEPNPGRRGWKKRHRYASHGLRFDVKGPTESLEEFRKRLNKKALDEDDAKPATGGDSSEWYLGEQARNRGSLHSDILSCNAADLAERGVIAVYPVSGWWKDQPKRDRSDLGARYALVVSIETPGVETDIWTPVAQQVGVPVVIAT, from the coding sequence GTGGCCGCTCCTCGCAACCGCAAGCACATCCTCGTTCCCGGCCCACCGACGGCCGAGGAGTACAAGCCGCACGGGCGGAAAATCGACGTCACCAAGCCGGCGCCGCCGGGGAGCCGTGCGAAGCACGGCAAGGCGCTCGAACGCGCGCTCAAGGCGGCCGTCGTCGAGGCCAACAAGCGCCGCGTCGAAGCGGGCATCGAGGTCCACGGCGCGGTGCCTGGGCTGTATGTGCAGTTCGAGAGCCAGCCCGGCGTGCCGCTCCAGGTGTCGTCGCTCGAGGACTCGCGGCAGGGCATCGAGGTCGTCGCCGTCAGCCACTCGAAGACCGAGGAGCCCGAGCCACGCCGCATCGAGCGCGCGACGGTGTTCGTGCCCGACGGCAAGGTGAAGCACTTCCTCAAGCGCTTCGAGAGCTACTCGAAGACGACGCCGAAGAAGGAGCGCGAGCGCCGCTACGAGGACATGATCGATCCGGTCGCGACCCTCCGGCTCGCGACGCTTCGCAGCCTCTGGACCGACACCTCCGAGGCCTACTCCGAGGAGGACGAGACGGCCTGGTGGGAGGTCTGGCTCCGTCGCCAGGACGGCAACGAGCTCGAGCGCTTGATGGGGTTCGCTGCTGCGCAGGACATCGAAGTTGCGCCGCGTCGACTCATGTTTGACGATCGCCTCGTCACCCTCGTGCGCAGCACGCCTGCCCAGCTCGCCGCGTCAGTCGACGTGCTCAACGACCTGGCCGAGGTCCGCAAGGCTAAGGAGACCGCCACGGTCTTCGTCGACATGGGCCCCGAGGACCAGGGCGCGTGGGCGAAGGAGCTGCGGGATCGCGTCACACCGCCATCGGCCGACGCGCCAGCGGTCTGCGTGCTCGACACCGGGATCACGCGCGGGCACCCGCTGCTCGAAGCCTCACTCGACGCCGCCGACTGTCACAGCTGCGACCCCGCATGGGGCACACACGACCACCCCGGTCACGGCACCGAGATGGCCGGCCTCGCGCTCTACGGTGACCTCACGCCCGTTCTCGCCGGCACACAGAACGTCGCGCTCCGGCACCGGCTCGAGTCGGTGAAGATCCTGCCGCCCGATGGCCATCCCGTGAACCCGCCTGACCTCTACGGTGCCGTCACGGCCGAAGCGGCGAGCCGCGCAGAGATCCAGGCCCCGGAGCGACGTCGCACCTTCTCGATGTCTATCGCAGCGACCGACGAACGCGATCGCGGTCAACCCACCTCTTGGTCGGCGGCGGTCGACGCGCTCGCGGCTGGCCGCTCGTTCGATCCGAGCACGCAGGGGCTCGACTACCTCGACGAGGGCGACGACTCCGCGCGACGCCTCTTCGTCCTCTGCGCCGGCAACATCGACGAGACCACGCTCTCCGTCAATCACCTCGATCGCAGCGACACCGACCCCATCCATGACCCCGGCCAGGCGTGGAACGCGCTCACGGTCGGGGCCTTGACCGAGAAGGCCGTGATCAACGACCCGAAGTGGGCGAGCTGGCAGCCCGTCGCGCGACCGGGGGAGCTGTCGCCGTGGAGCACTACGGGCGTGACCTTCGCGGACGCGTGGCCGATCAAGCCCGACGTCGTCTTCGAGGGCGGCAACGTCGTGAAGAACGCCAAGGGTGAGGTCGACTTTCCGTGCCCCGATCTCTCCTTGCTCTCGACGTACTTCAAGCCCGCCGACAAGTCCTTCGTGCTGAGCTGGGCGACCAGCGCAGCGAGCGCGCAGGCCGCGCGCCTCGCTGCCCTCATCTCGGCCGACTACCCGAGCTACTGGCCCGAGACCCTGCGCGCGCTCGTGGTGCACTCGGCGGAATGGTCCGCGCAAATGCAGACCCACCTGCGCGGCGCCAGCGGTAAGCGCGCCCGGGCGAAGCTCGTCCAGCGCTACGGCTTTGGCGTCCCCAGCGCCGAGCGTGCCCTTCGGAGCGCCAACGACGCGCTCACCCTGGTCGCGCAGAGCAGCATCCGCCCGTTCGCTGAGGGCAAGATGCGCGAGCTGCACTTCTTCGACCTGCCCTGGCCGCGCGACGTTCTCGCGGAGCTCGGCGCGACGCCGGTGCGCCTGCGCATCACGCTCTCGTACTTCATCGAGCCGAACCCCGGCCGGCGCGGCTGGAAGAAGCGGCACCGCTATGCTTCCCACGGCCTGCGCTTCGACGTGAAGGGGCCGACGGAGTCGCTCGAGGAGTTCCGCAAGCGCCTCAACAAGAAGGCGCTCGACGAGGACGATGCCAAGCCCGCCACCGGAGGCGACTCGTCGGAGTGGTACCTCGGCGAGCAGGCCCGTAACCGAGGCTCCCTTCACTCGGACATCCTCTCCTGCAACGCTGCCGACCTCGCCGAACGCGGGGTCATCGCCGTTTACCCCGTGAGCGGCTGGTGGAAGGATCAGCCGAAGCGCGATCGCAGCGACCTGGGCGCCCGGTACGCCCTCGTCGTGTCCATCGAGACGCCGGGCGTCGAGACGGACATCTGGACGCCGGTCGCGCAGCAGGTTGGCGTGCCGGTGGTCATCGCGACTTAG